In Lotus japonicus ecotype B-129 chromosome 5, LjGifu_v1.2, one genomic interval encodes:
- the LOC130720749 gene encoding 50S ribosomal protein L21, chloroplastic, with product MASATAIVSTLCASFGTHCTISSTSKPLFSQSSTSRFPSHSNKLSLQPPTFTQRFPLLPLPKVSESAVAEPEIDVTTPQPEAGEIVPAQPPSWEPGLFAVVMVGGRQYIVHPGRWIVVQRLKGAKANDKIALQKVLLVGTDTSCYIGKPIVSNAVVYATVEEQGFDPKVIVFKYKRKKQYRRTYGHKQPHTRLRINSIMGYENYPKVTMDDVKSEE from the exons ATGGCTTCTGCAACTGCAATCGTTTCCACACTCTGCGCTTCTTTCGGAACCCACTGCACCATTTCCTCCACCTCCAAACCTCTATTCTCTCAATCTTCCACTTCTCGCTTCCCTTCTCATTCCAACAAGCTCTCTTTACAACCACCCACGTTCACCCAGCGTTTTCCTCTCCTACCCCTCCCCAAGGTCTCAGAATCTGCGGTTGCTGAGCCGGAGATTGATGTAACGACTCCTCAGCCTGAAGCTGGCGAAATTGTCCCGGCGCAGCCTCCTTCTTGGGAACCGGGTCTCTTCGCTGTGGTCATG gTTGGCGGGCGCCAATATATTGTTCACCCCGGGCGCTGGATTGTTGTTCAGAGGCTGAAAGGTGCTAAGGCTAACGACAAg ATTGCCCTACAGAAGGTTTTACTGGTTGGCACAGATACATCTTGCTACATTGGGAAACCAATAGTATCAAATGCTGTGGTATATGCTACGGTGGAAGAACAG GGTTTTGACCCCAAAGTAATTGTCTTCAAATATAAACGAAAGAAGCAATATCGCAGAACTTATGGGCACAAACAG CCACATACACGTTTACGGATAAACAGCATTATGGGCTATGAGAACTATCCTAAAGTTACGATGGATGATGTCAAGTCAGAAGAATGA
- the LOC130718730 gene encoding uncharacterized membrane protein At4g09580-like, translating into MAAPRNVTVLRDEENGEAALEDDSPSAKKPKLERLPFNTWEFAAVVAVFFVFATGIFCIYLTMPATASAHLKLPRTLSDLRILKEHLSAYANNHPAQFILGYCSIYIFMQTFMIPGTIFMSLLAGALFGVVRGIMLVVFNATAGASSCFLLSKLIGRPLVSWLWPERLRFFQAEIAKRRDKLLNYMLFLRVTPTLPNLFINLASPIVDVPFHIFFLATLVGLIPASYITVRAGLALGDLKSVKDLYDFKTLSVLFLIGCVAIVPTLLKRKRVYE; encoded by the exons ATGGCGGCGCCGAGGAACGTGACGGTGTTGAGGGATGAAGAGAACGGGGAAGCAGCGCTGGAGGACGATTCGCCCTCCGCTAAGAAGCCCAAATTGGAGAGGCTCCCGTTCAACACGTGGGAATTTGCCGCCGTCGTCGCCGTCTTCTTTGTCTTCGCCACCGGCATCTTCTGCATTTACCTCACCATGCCCGCCACCGCTTCCGCCCACCTCAAATTGCCCCGTACCCTCTCCGATCTTCGCATACTCAA AGAACATCTTTCAGCATATGCTAATAATCATCCTGCACAGTTCATTCTTGGTTACTGCTCTATCTACATCTTTATGCAGACTTTTATGATTCCTGGAACAATCTTCATGTCTTTGTTGGCTGGTGCTCTTTTTGGAGTTGTTCGAGGGATAATGTTGGTTGTTTTCAATGCCACTGCTGGAGCCTCTTCATGCTTCTTATTGTCCAAGTTGATTGGAAGGCCTTTAGTTTCTTGGTTGTGGCCGGAAAGGTTAAGGTTTTTCCAAGCAGAG ATCGCAAAGCGTAGGGATAAGCTGCTGAATTACATGCTTTTTCTGCGGGTGACCCCAACATTGCCAAATCTTTTCATCAATTTGGCATCTCCAATTGTTGACGTACCATTTCATATCTTCTTTTTGGCAACATTGGTCGGTCTTATTCCAGCTTCGTATATTACTGTCCGA GCTGGCCTTGCTCTTGGGGATCTAAAGTCAGTTAAGGATCTATATGATTTTAAGACATTATCAGTACTTTTCCTCATTGGCTGTGTGGCCATAGTTCCAACACTTTTGAAGAGGAAGCGAGTTTATGAATGA